One stretch of Maylandia zebra isolate NMK-2024a linkage group LG13, Mzebra_GT3a, whole genome shotgun sequence DNA includes these proteins:
- the LOC143421821 gene encoding uncharacterized protein LOC143421821, with product MLLKVKYLNVKKYIKLHAGFTYLEFISEAKTKFGLPDAADLDIFDETDTAVEEDIFLELLEAQPDLCLTIREKISDEDFCPLAHSTPSSSDTLSSLTDTISLSSSDSDLREKGIPAGRSRSSKDSSAPNVSVSEAAKEMVKNALTRKPGGEEILEEYNAENSLSHRTRRQLVNILASDMTERHGRIPSRKQKEKYALGIITLFPSLKDPFSPNGYEHFYDGVKGTGYIAWRLKTMSRSTTKRPVKEVPVHQEQGPKRRRLATTLPQQLDGDACKEAISFLVHSPDEASVFQKMKMTFQHRQDLVHDPQRTADVFKTFPRFLDVKGLVNQDFLLLFGAETATKLLEKWDMSFKPKVIKEAKQLTQSTDLCCLIKAAEKPTESDVNDWDSDMASLLLLLQLLPPTAGRKRRTKISPTDAAHKMVHFHKSCCSIDEHLQARDGKQPYILAVGRTQNSIDTFYIAVDKQLIPCQATSSLSAFDELFKSHYVFNLSYDESLVHLYSFVQTTIFNIDATSTDESPRVRELRAKMLNENHV from the exons ATGTTGCTGAAAGTGAAATACCTCAATGTAAAGAAGTACATTAAATTGCACGCAGGATTCACTTATCTAGAATTCATCAGTGAAG CCAAAACCAAGTTTGGACTTCCGGATGCTGCTGACCTTGATATTTTCGATGAAACTGACACAGCTGTCGAAGAAGACATTTTTCTGGAGTTACTGGAGGCCCAACCAGACCTATGCCTGACAATACGTGAAAAGATTTCAGATGAAG ATTTTTGTCCTTTAGCTCATTCCACACCATCCTCCTCGGATACATTATCTTCCCTCACGGACACTATATCACTTTCATCAAGTGACAGTGACCTCAGGGAAAAGGGCATTCCTGCAGGCCGCAGTAGATCCAGCAAAGACAGTTCTGCACCaaatgtttctgtgtcagaGGCTGCAAAAGAG ATGGTTAAAAATGCCTTGACTAGGAAACCTGGTGGAGAGGAAATTCTTGAAGAATACAATGCCGAAAATTCACTGAGCCACCGCACCCGGCGGCAGCTTGTTAACATATTGGCAAGTGATATGACTGAGAGACATGG CAGAATTCCCTCCCGTAAGCAAAAGGAGAAATATGCCCTTGGAATAATTACACTCTTTCCCTCATTGAAGGATCCATTTTCTCCAAACGGCTAT GAGCATTTCTACGACGGAGTGAAAGGCACTGGATATATAGCGTGGCGCCTCAAAACCATGTCCAGGTCTACAACCAAACGGCCAGTGAAGGAAGTCCCAGTGCATCAAGAACAAGGGCCTAAGCGCAGAAGATTAGCAACCACATTGCCTCAGCAACTTGATGGAGATGCCTGCAAGGAGGCCATCTCATTTCTTGTTCACTCTCCTGATGAAGCAAGTGTATTTCAGAAGATGAAAATGACGTTCCAACATCGCCAGGATCTGGTGCATGATCCACAAAGAACTGCAGATGTCTTCAAAACATTTCCACGCTTTTTGGATGTCAAAGGACTA GTCAATCAAGACTTCCTGCTGCTGTTTGGTGCTGAAACAGCCACCAAGTTGCTTGAGAAGTGGGACATGTCATTCAAGCCAAAGGTTATTAAAGAAGCCAAACAGCTGACTCAGTCAACTGACCTGTGTTGTTTGATAAAAGCTGCTGAGAAACCAACAGAGAGTGATGTAAATG ACTGGGACAGTGACATGGCCTCTCTGCTGCTACTCCTTCAACTTTTGCCACCCACAGCTGGACGAAAGAGGAGAACCAAAATAAGTCCAACTGATGCAGCACACAAAATGGTGCACTTTCACAAG TCATGCTGCAGCATTGATGAACACTTGCAAGCAAGAGATGGTAAACAACCATACATCCTCGCTGTTGGTCGAACCCAGAACAGCATTGACACCTTCTACATCGCAGTGGACAAACAGCTCATCCCCTGCCAAGCCACCAGCTCACTCAGTGCTTTTGATGAACTTTTCAAATCCCACTACGTGTTCAACTTATCTTACGACGAGTCACTGGTTCATCTCTACAGTTTTGTGCAGACCACCATATTCAACATTGATGCCACCTCAACAGATGAGTCACCACGTGTTCGTGAGTTGCGTGCCAAAATGTTGAATGAGAaccatgtttaa